A single genomic interval of Ramlibacter sp. harbors:
- a CDS encoding alkaline phosphatase D family protein, whose protein sequence is MSKDHQDSSRRRFVLGSAGGVALTMGSGLGLSGCGGGNEEAEQRFGYGVASGDPLADRVIIWTRVNKPGEDPTQVQWEVASDPQFKTMVRSGTAVTGSVHDFTVKVDVTGLSPASYYYYRFRHGTEMSATGRTKTLASGYLPYAKIGVFSCAAFPLGQFHVYADAADRGDIDVALFLGDYIYETGLNDAEQIAATLIGRKMDPKGELHLLAEYRARYAQYHTDSSLRAFHATIPVIAVWDDHEIVNDTWRDGAGGHDPATEGSFALRRAAAIQAYHEWLPTRTSTMPDEMTIYRSFDFGNLLSLHMLDTRVIGRDAPLGRDAHLAGAASDPARQLMGPVQSDWLAARMQASTATWQIIGQQVLFGRMKLPLSIFDNFTEDSINEYLQAVDTAEAMRTERQRALVTQPFIAHDLNTWDGFEAAREQVLSTARSLDKNLVVVSGDSHNAWANNLRDAAGTAIGVEFATPSVTSTGLEVAHLKVGRQFLADSFVRIMPDLQYAETTSRGYLLLTVTPEAVRGEWVFVSSVLQNSFSKSASPAWLMLPGSGNRTLVRAT, encoded by the coding sequence ATGTCAAAAGACCACCAAGACAGTTCACGCCGCCGCTTTGTCCTGGGCTCCGCGGGCGGCGTGGCGCTCACGATGGGCTCGGGCCTGGGGCTCAGCGGCTGCGGCGGCGGCAACGAGGAAGCCGAGCAGCGCTTTGGCTACGGTGTCGCCAGCGGCGACCCGCTGGCGGATCGCGTGATCATCTGGACGCGCGTGAACAAGCCGGGCGAGGACCCGACGCAGGTGCAATGGGAAGTGGCGAGCGACCCGCAGTTCAAGACCATGGTGCGGTCGGGCACGGCCGTGACGGGTTCGGTCCACGACTTCACGGTCAAGGTCGACGTGACCGGCCTGAGCCCGGCCAGCTACTACTATTACCGCTTCCGCCATGGCACCGAGATGTCCGCCACCGGCCGCACCAAAACCCTGGCGTCGGGCTACCTCCCCTACGCCAAGATTGGCGTGTTCTCGTGCGCCGCGTTTCCCCTGGGCCAGTTCCATGTCTACGCGGACGCCGCCGACCGGGGTGACATCGACGTCGCCCTGTTCCTGGGTGACTACATCTACGAGACCGGCCTGAATGACGCGGAGCAGATCGCCGCCACCCTGATCGGCCGCAAGATGGACCCCAAGGGCGAACTGCACCTGCTCGCCGAGTACCGCGCGCGCTATGCCCAGTACCACACCGACTCCAGCCTGCGCGCCTTCCATGCCACCATCCCGGTCATCGCGGTCTGGGACGACCATGAAATCGTCAACGACACCTGGCGCGATGGCGCGGGGGGCCACGACCCGGCCACCGAGGGCAGCTTTGCCTTGCGACGCGCGGCGGCCATCCAGGCCTACCACGAGTGGCTGCCGACGCGAACCTCCACGATGCCTGACGAGATGACCATCTACCGGTCTTTCGATTTCGGGAACCTGCTGTCACTGCACATGCTGGACACCCGGGTGATCGGACGCGACGCCCCGCTCGGTCGCGACGCCCATCTGGCCGGCGCGGCCAGTGACCCGGCGCGCCAGCTCATGGGCCCGGTCCAGTCGGACTGGCTCGCCGCCAGGATGCAGGCGTCCACGGCCACCTGGCAGATCATCGGGCAGCAGGTGCTGTTCGGTCGCATGAAACTGCCGTTGAGCATCTTCGACAATTTCACCGAAGACAGCATCAACGAGTACCTGCAGGCGGTGGACACGGCCGAGGCCATGCGCACCGAGCGCCAGCGTGCGCTGGTCACGCAACCCTTCATTGCCCACGACCTGAACACCTGGGATGGCTTTGAAGCCGCGCGTGAACAGGTCCTGAGCACCGCGCGCAGCCTCGACAAGAACCTGGTCGTGGTCTCGGGCGACAGCCACAACGCCTGGGCCAACAACCTGCGCGACGCCGCCGGCACGGCCATTGGCGTCGAGTTCGCCACCCCCTCGGTCACCTCGACCGGCCTGGAAGTGGCGCACCTCAAGGTGGGCCGCCAGTTCCTGGCGGATTCGTTCGTTCGCATCATGCCCGACCTGCAGTACGCGGAGACCACCAGCCGGGGCTACCTGTTGCTGACCGTCACGCCCGAGGCCGTTCGCGGTGAATGGGTATTTGTCAGCTCGGTGCTGCAAAACTCCTTCAGCAAATCCGCGAGCCCCGCCTGGTTGATGCTGCCTGGCAGCGGCAACCGAACCCTGGTGCGCGCGACCTGA
- a CDS encoding ABC transporter permease, producing MWQVLKPSERNLRYWQLAVLVLMLAVWQALSRNEQYAFFLGEPVKVAGRIWSWFMPFGLGESLLFPEGLPGRADIYRHLGVTLLETVLAFGLGTVLGLVFGLWLALAPTAAAILDPYIKAANSMPRVILAPIFALWFGLGIWSKVALAVTLVFFIVFFNVYQGVKEVSPVVLANARMLGANQRQLLRTVYLPSATSWVFSSLHTSVGLAFVGAVVGEYLGSARGVGYLILQAEGTFDVNTVFAGIVVLTAFALMLDGLVGRIEKRLMTWQPRQGETEKL from the coding sequence ATGTGGCAGGTGCTCAAGCCCTCTGAGCGCAACCTGCGCTACTGGCAGCTGGCGGTGCTGGTGCTCATGCTCGCGGTCTGGCAGGCGTTGTCCCGCAACGAGCAGTACGCGTTCTTCCTGGGCGAGCCCGTGAAGGTGGCCGGCCGCATCTGGAGCTGGTTCATGCCATTCGGCCTGGGCGAAAGCCTGCTGTTCCCCGAGGGGCTGCCGGGGCGGGCCGACATCTACCGCCATCTGGGCGTGACCCTGCTGGAGACGGTGCTGGCGTTTGGCCTGGGCACGGTGCTGGGCCTGGTGTTTGGCCTGTGGCTGGCGCTGGCCCCGACGGCTGCGGCCATTCTCGACCCCTACATCAAGGCGGCCAACTCGATGCCGCGCGTGATCCTCGCGCCGATCTTTGCGCTCTGGTTTGGCCTGGGGATCTGGAGCAAGGTGGCACTGGCGGTCACGCTGGTGTTCTTCATCGTCTTCTTCAACGTCTACCAGGGCGTGAAGGAGGTCAGCCCGGTGGTGCTGGCCAACGCCCGCATGCTGGGCGCCAACCAGCGCCAGTTGCTGCGCACGGTCTATCTGCCCAGTGCCACGAGCTGGGTGTTCTCGAGCCTGCACACCTCGGTGGGCCTGGCGTTCGTGGGGGCCGTGGTCGGGGAGTACCTGGGGTCCGCGCGCGGGGTGGGCTACCTGATCCTTCAGGCCGAGGGCACGTTTGATGTCAACACGGTGTTCGCGGGCATCGTCGTGCTCACCGCCTTTGCCCTGATGCTCGATGGCCTGGTCGGCCGGATCGAGAAGCGGCTCATGACCTGGCAGCCCCGCCAGGGCGAGACCGAGAAGCTCTGA
- a CDS encoding ABC transporter ATP-binding protein, with amino-acid sequence MGDAERPARDPAADAGQAPAAAEFALELINLSVTFRSRDAAGQRYTAVADTTLRIRAGEFVSVVGPTGCGKSTLLNVAAGLLAPSSGEVRVFGELLNGINTRAGYMFQTEALMPWRSAIDNVMMGLQYRGVPEAQARAEAQGWLERVGLGEFGDRYPHQLSGGMRKRTALAQTLVLDPDIILMDEPFSALDIQTRQLMENEVLALWSARRKAVLFITHDLDEAIAMSDRLVVLSAGPATRPLGEFDIDLARPRDVAEVRVNPRFVQLHTRIWGVLRDEVLKGYAQQLRKAA; translated from the coding sequence GTGGGCGACGCTGAAAGGCCGGCCCGCGACCCTGCCGCGGACGCGGGGCAGGCTCCGGCCGCGGCCGAATTCGCGCTGGAGCTGATCAACCTCAGTGTCACGTTCCGCTCGCGCGACGCCGCCGGCCAGCGCTACACGGCCGTGGCCGACACAACGCTGCGCATCCGCGCCGGCGAGTTCGTCTCGGTGGTGGGGCCCACGGGCTGCGGCAAGTCAACGCTGCTGAACGTCGCGGCGGGCCTGCTGGCACCTTCGTCAGGCGAGGTCCGGGTGTTTGGTGAGCTGCTGAACGGCATCAACACGCGCGCCGGCTACATGTTCCAGACCGAAGCGCTGATGCCCTGGCGCAGCGCCATCGACAACGTGATGATGGGCCTGCAATACCGCGGCGTGCCCGAGGCCCAGGCCCGCGCCGAGGCGCAGGGCTGGCTCGAGCGGGTGGGGCTGGGTGAGTTCGGCGACCGTTACCCGCACCAGCTGTCGGGCGGCATGCGCAAGCGCACCGCGCTGGCGCAGACCCTGGTGCTGGACCCCGACATCATTCTCATGGACGAGCCGTTCTCGGCACTTGACATCCAGACCCGGCAACTCATGGAGAACGAGGTGCTGGCGCTGTGGTCGGCGCGCCGCAAGGCGGTGCTGTTCATCACCCACGACCTTGACGAGGCGATTGCGATGAGTGACCGCTTGGTGGTGCTGTCGGCGGGGCCGGCCACCCGGCCGCTGGGGGAGTTCGACATCGACCTCGCCCGGCCGCGCGATGTCGCCGAGGTGCGGGTGAATCCGCGCTTCGTGCAGCTGCATACCCGGATCTGGGGGGTGCTGCGCGACGAGGTGCTCAAGGGCTATGCCCAGCAACTGCGCAAGGCCGCCTGA
- a CDS encoding ABC transporter substrate-binding protein, producing MRCEGALGNLRAVEKREVCTVNNIHVRRRTFASLAALAATCVAVPSLRAQGKPEKTKVSIAVGGKAAFYYLPLTISEQLGYFEAEGLDVEISDFAGGSRALQAVVGGSADVVSGAYEHTINLQSKNQMFQAFVLQGRAPQIAVGVSTKAMPAYRGVADLRGKKIGVSAPGSSTNMVANLVLSRAGIKASDVSFVGVGTAAGALAALRSGQIDAMSNTDPVMTMLEQKGDVRIISDTRTLKGTLDVFGGPMPAACLYAPMEFVQKHPNTCQALANAIVHGLKWLQTAGPSDIIKTVPDAYLLGDRALYLASFNKVREAIALDGIIPEEGTRTALKALSSFDAHIKADKIDLGKTFTNEFARRAKDKFKA from the coding sequence ATGCGGTGCGAAGGGGCGCTCGGTAACCTGCGCGCAGTAGAGAAAAGAGAGGTTTGTACCGTGAACAACATTCATGTCCGCCGCCGGACTTTCGCCTCGCTGGCCGCACTCGCGGCCACCTGCGTGGCCGTCCCTTCCCTGCGTGCCCAGGGCAAGCCGGAGAAGACCAAGGTCTCGATCGCGGTGGGTGGCAAGGCGGCGTTTTACTACCTGCCCCTGACCATCTCGGAGCAGTTGGGCTACTTCGAGGCCGAGGGCCTGGACGTCGAGATTTCGGACTTCGCTGGCGGCTCGCGCGCGCTGCAGGCGGTGGTGGGCGGCTCGGCCGACGTGGTCAGTGGTGCCTACGAGCACACCATCAACCTGCAGAGCAAGAACCAGATGTTCCAGGCGTTCGTGCTGCAGGGACGGGCGCCCCAGATCGCGGTCGGCGTGTCGACCAAGGCCATGCCGGCCTACCGCGGCGTGGCCGACCTGCGCGGCAAGAAGATCGGTGTGTCCGCGCCGGGCTCGTCGACCAACATGGTGGCCAACCTGGTGCTGTCGCGCGCGGGCATCAAGGCCAGCGACGTGAGTTTTGTCGGGGTCGGCACCGCGGCCGGCGCGCTTGCCGCGCTGCGTTCGGGCCAGATCGACGCGATGAGCAACACCGACCCGGTGATGACCATGCTCGAGCAAAAGGGCGATGTGCGCATCATCAGCGACACGCGCACGCTCAAGGGCACGCTGGACGTGTTTGGCGGCCCCATGCCCGCGGCCTGCCTCTATGCCCCGATGGAGTTCGTGCAGAAGCACCCCAACACCTGCCAGGCGCTGGCCAATGCCATCGTCCATGGGCTCAAGTGGCTGCAGACGGCGGGGCCGAGCGACATCATCAAGACCGTGCCCGATGCCTACCTGCTGGGCGACCGCGCACTGTATCTGGCGTCGTTCAACAAGGTGCGCGAAGCCATCGCGCTGGACGGCATCATCCCCGAAGAAGGGACCAGGACCGCGCTCAAGGCGCTGTCGAGCTTCGACGCGCACATCAAGGCCGACAAGATCGACCTGGGCAAGACCTTCACCAACGAATTTGCCCGGCGTGCCAAGGACAAGTTCAAGGCCTGA
- a CDS encoding MAPEG family protein, with product MNYARFTVAYWCVLLAALMPIACAWLAKSGQLGKPRKDGGFDNHDPRGWMARQKDWRARANAAQANSFEALPFFMGAVIIAHQLGAPQARLDILAFVYIVLRMIYVVLYVAGLPTARSAVWALALLVNVGILFVGYR from the coding sequence ATGAACTACGCCCGATTTACCGTTGCTTACTGGTGTGTGCTGCTGGCTGCATTGATGCCGATTGCCTGTGCCTGGCTGGCCAAGTCCGGCCAGCTCGGCAAGCCGCGCAAGGACGGCGGCTTTGACAACCATGACCCGCGCGGCTGGATGGCCCGCCAGAAGGACTGGCGGGCGCGCGCCAACGCCGCGCAGGCCAACAGCTTCGAGGCACTGCCGTTCTTCATGGGCGCCGTGATCATTGCCCACCAGCTGGGCGCGCCGCAGGCCCGGCTCGACATCCTGGCCTTTGTTTACATCGTGTTGCGAATGATCTATGTCGTGCTCTATGTGGCGGGCCTGCCCACGGCGCGCTCGGCGGTCTGGGCACTGGCGCTGCTGGTGAACGTGGGCATTCTTTTCGTCGGCTATCGCTAA
- the recR gene encoding recombination mediator RecR has protein sequence MADSNSLEALVQALRRLPGVGIKSASRMAFHMLQHDREGAQLLSQALHQAALTVRHCDHCHTFTEADICGTCLNPQRDRSKLCVVETPADQSAVERTSAFKGLYFVLMGKLSPLDGIGPRDIGLQKLFARALDGTVQEVILATNFTAEGEATAHVISEALKARGLQVTRLARGVPAGSELEYVDLGTIAHALVDRR, from the coding sequence GTGGCTGATTCCAACTCGCTCGAGGCGCTGGTCCAGGCGCTGCGGCGCTTGCCGGGCGTGGGCATCAAGTCGGCCTCACGCATGGCGTTCCACATGCTGCAGCACGACCGGGAGGGCGCGCAACTGCTGTCGCAGGCGCTGCACCAGGCGGCGCTGACCGTGCGGCATTGCGACCATTGCCACACCTTCACCGAAGCCGACATCTGCGGCACCTGCCTGAACCCCCAGCGCGACCGCAGCAAGCTGTGCGTGGTGGAGACACCGGCGGACCAGTCGGCGGTGGAGCGGACATCGGCCTTCAAGGGGCTGTACTTCGTGCTGATGGGCAAGCTCAGTCCGCTCGATGGCATTGGCCCGCGCGACATCGGCCTGCAGAAGCTGTTTGCGCGGGCCCTGGACGGTACCGTGCAGGAGGTGATCCTTGCGACCAACTTCACCGCCGAAGGTGAAGCCACCGCGCATGTGATTTCCGAAGCACTCAAGGCCCGCGGCCTGCAGGTCACGCGGCTGGCGCGTGGCGTGCCCGCGGGCAGCGAACTTGAATACGTGGACCTGGGCACGATCGCGCATGCCCTGGTGGACAGGAGATAA
- a CDS encoding YbaB/EbfC family nucleoid-associated protein — MFNKGQLAGLMKQAQAMQDNLKKAQDELAFIEVTGESGAGLVKVLMTCKHDVKRVTIDPSLLADDKDMLEDLVAAAFNAAVRKAEETSQEKMGKLTAGMPGLPGGMKFPF, encoded by the coding sequence ATGTTCAACAAAGGACAACTCGCCGGCCTCATGAAGCAGGCCCAGGCGATGCAGGACAACCTCAAGAAGGCGCAGGACGAGCTGGCCTTCATCGAAGTGACCGGCGAGTCCGGCGCCGGTCTCGTCAAGGTGCTGATGACCTGCAAGCACGACGTCAAGCGCGTGACCATCGACCCCAGCCTGCTGGCCGACGACAAGGACATGCTCGAAGACCTGGTGGCCGCTGCGTTCAACGCAGCCGTTCGCAAGGCCGAGGAAACCTCGCAGGAAAAAATGGGCAAGCTCACGGCCGGCATGCCGGGCCTGCCCGGCGGCATGAAGTTCCCTTTCTGA
- the dnaX gene encoding DNA polymerase III subunit gamma/tau yields MSYLVLARKYRPRNFTEMVGQGHVVQALTNALSTQRLHHAYLFTGTRGVGKTTVSRILAKSLNCQGPDGQGGITATPCGVCQACTDIDSGRFVDYTELDAASNRGVDEVQSLLEQAVYKPVQGRFKVFMIDEVHMLTNTAFNAMLKTLEEPPEYLKFVLATTDPQKVPVTVLSRCLQFNLRPMAPETVLEHLQHVLQAEGVAADTQALRLLARAARGSMRDALSLTDQAIAFGSGQLEEATVRQMLGSVDRSHVFRLIDALAQSDGKAVVDTTQTLRVNGLSAASTLEEMSAVLQRMAVLQAVPGPTDDTDPEAAELARLAATLPADETQLLYSMCLHGRAELGLAPDEYAALTMVLLRLLAFKPGASQGTAEKKTLTEPRPAAPAPAAASAAVRSPVAAWAPAPASVAPQLPAPRPQPVPAVGAPPGQVLAVVEPAAPRANPRAVASAPGQPASPVMGVPVRVQPESRQDAAVASRSAGPLVLTEEGDFWHATVQQLVQAESITALVRELALQSQLVARDTGHWMLRVERESLNQPASRERLQNALKAAGHEVSLSVEVGSVGDSPARRNAAAAAEKQRAAEDIILNDPFVQAMMRDFGAKIVPGSIKPTV; encoded by the coding sequence ATGTCGTACCTCGTGCTTGCCCGCAAATACCGGCCCCGGAACTTCACCGAAATGGTGGGCCAGGGCCATGTGGTGCAGGCCCTCACCAATGCGTTGTCGACCCAGCGCCTGCACCATGCCTACCTGTTCACCGGCACGCGGGGCGTGGGCAAAACCACGGTTTCTCGGATCCTCGCCAAGTCGCTGAACTGCCAGGGGCCAGACGGGCAGGGTGGCATCACCGCTACGCCCTGCGGCGTGTGCCAGGCCTGCACCGACATCGACAGCGGCCGCTTCGTGGACTACACCGAGCTTGATGCCGCGTCGAACCGCGGGGTGGACGAGGTGCAGAGCCTGCTGGAGCAGGCGGTTTACAAGCCGGTGCAGGGGCGCTTCAAGGTCTTCATGATCGACGAAGTGCACATGCTGACCAATACGGCGTTCAACGCCATGCTCAAGACGCTGGAGGAGCCGCCCGAGTACCTCAAATTCGTGCTGGCCACCACCGATCCGCAGAAGGTGCCGGTCACGGTGCTGTCGCGCTGCCTGCAGTTCAACCTGCGGCCCATGGCGCCCGAGACCGTGCTGGAGCACCTGCAGCACGTGCTGCAGGCCGAAGGCGTGGCGGCCGACACCCAGGCACTGCGCCTGCTGGCACGCGCGGCGCGTGGCTCCATGCGCGACGCGCTGAGCCTGACCGACCAGGCCATCGCCTTTGGCAGTGGCCAGCTGGAGGAGGCCACGGTGCGCCAGATGCTGGGCAGTGTGGACCGCAGCCATGTGTTCCGGCTGATCGACGCGCTGGCCCAGTCCGATGGCAAGGCCGTGGTGGACACCACGCAGACGCTGCGGGTCAATGGCCTGAGCGCGGCGTCCACGCTCGAGGAAATGAGCGCTGTCCTGCAGCGCATGGCGGTGCTGCAGGCCGTGCCTGGCCCGACCGACGACACCGACCCCGAGGCCGCGGAGCTGGCGCGGCTGGCCGCTACCCTGCCCGCCGATGAAACGCAATTGCTCTACAGCATGTGCCTGCACGGCCGGGCCGAGCTGGGGCTGGCGCCCGACGAATACGCGGCGCTGACCATGGTGCTGCTGCGCCTGCTGGCGTTCAAGCCCGGCGCCTCGCAGGGCACGGCTGAAAAAAAAACTCTGACTGAACCCCGGCCGGCCGCGCCGGCCCCCGCCGCGGCATCGGCCGCCGTGCGCAGCCCGGTGGCGGCATGGGCGCCCGCGCCTGCGTCCGTAGCGCCGCAGCTGCCGGCCCCGCGGCCCCAACCGGTCCCGGCCGTTGGCGCTCCGCCGGGCCAGGTGCTTGCGGTGGTCGAGCCGGCCGCGCCCCGGGCGAACCCGCGCGCCGTGGCCTCAGCGCCCGGCCAGCCCGCGAGCCCGGTGATGGGCGTGCCGGTGCGCGTGCAGCCCGAGTCCCGCCAGGATGCCGCCGTGGCATCGCGCAGCGCCGGCCCGCTGGTGCTGACGGAGGAAGGCGATTTCTGGCACGCGACCGTGCAGCAACTGGTGCAGGCCGAGAGCATCACCGCGCTGGTGCGCGAGCTGGCGCTGCAGTCGCAGTTGGTGGCGCGCGACACGGGCCACTGGATGCTGCGCGTGGAGCGGGAGTCGCTGAACCAGCCGGCCAGCCGCGAACGGCTGCAGAACGCGCTGAAGGCGGCGGGCCATGAGGTGAGCCTGAGCGTCGAGGTGGGCAGCGTGGGCGACAGCCCGGCGCGCCGCAACGCCGCCGCCGCCGCCGAGAAGCAGCGCGCGGCCGAGGACATCATCCTCAATGACCCTTTCGTCCAGGCCATGATGCGCGACTTTGGCGCGAAAATCGTGCCTGGAAGCATCAAACCCACCGTTTAA
- a CDS encoding TIGR03862 family flavoprotein, whose amino-acid sequence MVVGAGPAGLMAAEVLAGAGVSVDVYDAMPSVGRKFLLAGKGGLNLTHSEPLALFEQRYGARQPQLARLLAGLGPDELRAWALGLGIETFVGSSGRVFPTDMKAAPLLRAWLHRLREAGVRFHMRERWTGWDDAGALRFATAQGERARQADAVVLALGGGSWARLGSDGAWVPLLAQRGVTVVPLVPANCGFDKAGGWTDLFASRFAGQPFKSVAIRCVGPQGEVFERKGEFVATATGVEGSLVYAASSLLRDQIAATGQATLSIDLLPARSAQQVLAEVTHPRGSRSLSSHLKSRLGLDGIKAAILHEVLDKAAYHDGARLAETIKAVPLTLSAARPMDEAISTAGGVPFEGMDQGLMLRELPGVFCAGEMLDWEAPTGGYLLTGCFASGRAAAQGVLAWLQNRAR is encoded by the coding sequence ATGGTGGTGGGCGCCGGGCCGGCCGGCCTGATGGCGGCCGAAGTGCTGGCGGGCGCCGGCGTGTCGGTCGATGTGTATGACGCCATGCCCTCCGTGGGGCGCAAGTTCCTGCTGGCGGGCAAGGGTGGGCTGAACCTGACGCATTCAGAGCCTCTGGCGCTGTTTGAGCAACGTTATGGCGCACGACAGCCGCAGCTGGCGCGCCTGCTGGCCGGCCTGGGCCCGGACGAACTGCGCGCCTGGGCGCTGGGCCTGGGCATTGAGACCTTTGTGGGCAGCTCCGGCCGCGTGTTTCCCACCGACATGAAGGCTGCGCCGCTGCTTCGCGCCTGGCTGCACCGCTTGCGCGAGGCAGGGGTGCGCTTTCACATGCGGGAGCGCTGGACGGGCTGGGACGACGCCGGGGCACTGCGCTTTGCCACGGCCCAAGGCGAGCGCGCGCGGCAGGCCGATGCCGTGGTGCTGGCCCTGGGCGGCGGCAGCTGGGCCCGGCTCGGGTCCGACGGCGCCTGGGTGCCGCTGCTTGCGCAGCGCGGTGTTACCGTGGTGCCGCTCGTGCCCGCCAACTGCGGCTTTGACAAGGCTGGCGGCTGGACCGACCTGTTTGCCAGCCGCTTTGCCGGCCAGCCCTTCAAGAGCGTGGCCATCCGCTGCGTCGGCCCGCAGGGAGAGGTTTTCGAGCGCAAGGGCGAATTCGTGGCCACCGCCACCGGCGTGGAGGGCAGCCTGGTCTACGCGGCCTCGTCGCTGCTGCGTGACCAGATCGCCGCCACCGGCCAGGCCACGCTGAGCATCGACCTGCTGCCCGCGCGCTCGGCGCAGCAGGTGCTGGCCGAGGTCACGCACCCGCGCGGCTCGCGGTCCCTGTCCAGCCACCTCAAGAGCCGCCTGGGCCTGGACGGCATCAAGGCCGCGATCCTGCACGAGGTGCTGGACAAGGCCGCCTACCACGACGGCGCGCGCTTGGCTGAAACCATCAAGGCCGTGCCCCTCACCTTGTCCGCCGCGCGGCCAATGGACGAGGCCATCAGCACCGCCGGCGGCGTGCCTTTTGAAGGGATGGATCAGGGGCTGATGCTGCGCGAGCTGCCCGGTGTGTTCTGTGCGGGCGAAATGCTCGACTGGGAAGCGCCAACCGGCGGTTACCTGCTAACCGGCTGCTTTGCGAGCGGGCGCGCGGCGGCGCAGGGCGTGCTGGCCTGGCTTCAGAACCGCGCGCGGTAG